One stretch of Thermanaerosceptrum fracticalcis DNA includes these proteins:
- a CDS encoding MarR family winged helix-turn-helix transcriptional regulator yields MFDLETCVAFITNTTSKKLANAFNERLIPLGITRVQWTALYFLGLQEGISQRELAEKMNIKDSTVARLIDRMEKEGYVTRLKDPSDKRVTNLILTEKGRKLREEFLPEGQKMSEIFSQNITKEEFETFKRVLTKMVDNIS; encoded by the coding sequence ATGTTTGATCTGGAAACTTGTGTAGCCTTTATCACCAATACAACTTCAAAAAAATTGGCTAATGCCTTTAATGAAAGACTCATACCCCTGGGCATTACCAGGGTGCAATGGACTGCCTTGTACTTTCTTGGCCTCCAGGAGGGAATCAGCCAAAGGGAATTGGCGGAAAAAATGAATATCAAAGATTCAACCGTGGCCAGGCTCATAGACAGAATGGAAAAAGAAGGTTATGTCACCCGCCTCAAAGACCCCTCCGATAAAAGAGTGACCAACCTTATACTCACCGAAAAGGGCAGAAAATTAAGAGAAGAATTCCTACCTGAAGGCCAAAAGATGAGTGAAATATTTTCGCAAAACATTACGAAAGAAGAATTCGAGACTTTCAAAAGGGTATTAACAAAAATGGTTGATAACATCAGCTAG
- a CDS encoding HD domain-containing phosphohydrolase, which translates to MIEHNEPGLIANLGIKELLDALPFYVLLVDEKHHILLANKAVTSQFGLELADIVGGYCPRIIHGSDEPIPHCPLEDAVKTGHAVEREYFEPKYNKWFASAIYPSGCKTADGGTIYIHMTHDITLRKQAEEKLKLNIDKMQRIINAGIQALTTIVEKRDPYTAGHQFHVSKLAHSIAVEMGLPREQAEGIRVSGLVHDIGKIAVPIEILSKPGKISEHELNIIRTHPQVGYNILKEIEFPWPVAQIVLEHHERLDGSGYPQGLAGDSIILEARIISVADVVEAMSSHRPYRPAPGIDKALEEISLNKGKLYDPLVVDTCIRLFTEKDFNFE; encoded by the coding sequence ATGATTGAGCATAATGAACCTGGACTGATAGCCAACTTAGGAATAAAAGAACTGTTAGATGCCCTTCCTTTTTATGTTTTATTAGTAGACGAGAAACATCATATACTCCTGGCTAATAAAGCAGTGACATCTCAGTTTGGACTTGAGCTTGCTGATATCGTTGGAGGTTACTGCCCCAGAATTATACACGGTTCCGATGAACCTATCCCCCATTGTCCATTGGAGGATGCTGTTAAGACCGGCCATGCAGTTGAACGGGAATATTTTGAGCCAAAATATAATAAGTGGTTTGCTTCGGCCATTTACCCGTCCGGCTGTAAGACGGCTGATGGCGGAACCATATATATTCACATGACTCATGACATTACTTTGCGTAAACAGGCCGAAGAAAAACTTAAATTAAACATAGATAAAATGCAAAGGATAATAAACGCCGGTATCCAGGCCTTAACCACCATAGTTGAAAAAAGAGATCCCTATACGGCAGGACACCAGTTTCATGTTAGTAAGCTAGCTCATAGTATTGCTGTGGAAATGGGCTTGCCCCGGGAGCAAGCTGAAGGAATCCGGGTAAGCGGACTAGTCCATGATATAGGTAAAATCGCCGTCCCCATAGAAATCTTGAGTAAACCGGGAAAAATAAGTGAGCATGAATTAAATATCATCAGGACCCACCCTCAGGTAGGGTACAACATTTTGAAAGAAATCGAGTTCCCCTGGCCCGTAGCCCAAATTGTGCTGGAACATCATGAAAGACTGGATGGCAGCGGCTATCCCCAAGGATTAGCTGGGGACAGTATTATACTTGAAGCCAGAATTATCAGTGTAGCCGATGTGGTCGAAGCCATGTCCTCCCACCGTCCTTACCGGCCTGCTCCTGGAATCGACAAAGCATTGGAGGAGATTTCCCTTAATAAAGGAAAATTATATGATCCCCTGGTAGTAGATACTTGTATTAGACTATTTACGGAGAAAGATTTTAATTTCGAGTGA
- a CDS encoding extracellular solute-binding protein, whose protein sequence is MKNKTLLLISLLIFIITSFAAGCGKTQTPPVAQPEVKELIVYSGRKEALIKPIIEQFEKQTGIKVVLRTGGASELANAILEEKNNPKGDVFIANDGGTLEKLKMGQVLLPYMPADFEKVPADFKSPDGSWIGLSVRARVIMYNTNLLSEKDVPKSVLELTDKKWQGQVAIASSANESLIGHVTVLRKTMGDAATEKFLKGLMDNKVQVLKGHTEVRKAVGAGEFKLGLVNHYYYHLQKKEGSPVAAIYPDQGQDQMGTATNIAGAAIIKGAKNIDNAKKFMDFLLKPEVQKLFAELNYEIPVVEGVPVFEAKSLKEFKRAAVNIEVLGQELNSTMNMLEKIGMP, encoded by the coding sequence ATGAAAAACAAAACATTATTATTAATATCGCTACTGATATTCATTATCACATCTTTTGCCGCCGGCTGCGGTAAAACGCAAACCCCACCGGTAGCCCAACCCGAAGTAAAAGAGCTTATTGTTTATTCCGGAAGAAAAGAAGCCTTAATTAAGCCAATAATTGAGCAATTCGAAAAACAAACAGGTATTAAAGTAGTATTAAGAACAGGCGGGGCCTCGGAACTGGCTAATGCCATCCTGGAAGAAAAAAATAATCCCAAAGGTGATGTGTTTATTGCCAATGATGGCGGCACACTGGAAAAGCTTAAAATGGGACAGGTTTTATTACCTTATATGCCTGCAGACTTTGAGAAAGTCCCTGCCGACTTCAAGTCTCCCGACGGCAGCTGGATAGGGCTTTCTGTCCGGGCCCGGGTTATTATGTATAACACCAATCTGCTTTCTGAAAAGGATGTACCCAAATCTGTACTGGAATTAACGGATAAAAAATGGCAGGGCCAGGTAGCCATTGCCAGCAGCGCCAATGAATCCTTAATCGGTCATGTCACCGTTTTGCGCAAAACAATGGGCGATGCCGCTACGGAAAAGTTCCTGAAAGGATTAATGGATAATAAGGTGCAGGTCTTAAAAGGTCATACGGAAGTACGCAAGGCTGTGGGAGCCGGAGAGTTTAAGTTAGGCCTGGTTAACCACTACTATTACCACCTTCAGAAAAAGGAAGGCTCACCTGTAGCAGCGATTTACCCGGATCAGGGTCAAGACCAGATGGGTACTGCCACCAATATAGCAGGGGCAGCTATTATCAAAGGCGCCAAAAATATTGACAATGCCAAGAAATTCATGGATTTTCTCCTCAAACCGGAAGTGCAAAAATTATTCGCAGAACTTAATTATGAAATACCCGTGGTAGAGGGAGTACCAGTTTTCGAAGCCAAGTCCTTAAAAGAGTTTAAACGAGCTGCGGTAAATATTGAAGTATTGGGTCAAGAGCTTAACAGTACCATGAACATGTTAGAAAAAATCGGTATGCCGTAA
- a CDS encoding DUF1540 domain-containing protein: MTAPKMQVKCGVDNCHFWKNQYCTAEALEVNTQGDGRAQTSDGTCCTTFKPR, encoded by the coding sequence ATGACAGCTCCCAAAATGCAGGTAAAATGCGGTGTAGACAACTGCCATTTCTGGAAAAATCAATACTGTACCGCTGAAGCCTTAGAAGTTAATACCCAAGGTGACGGCAGAGCACAAACCAGTGACGGAACCTGCTGCACCACTTTTAAACCAAGGTAA
- a CDS encoding ABC transporter ATP-binding protein translates to MKVSLNNVTKTYDLKGSPAVNNISFTVEHGEILSLLGPSGCGKTTTLRLLAGFEALDSGFIYFDEKLIASANLTLPPEERNIGMVFQDYALFPHLNVFENITFGIRDKKIKQQECERLLRLINLTGLEKRYPHELSGGQQQRIALARALSTKPSLILMDEPFSNLDTSLKKQMRDEIKRIVKDSGVSAVMVTHDPEDALVMADKIIIMKNGVIEQQGLPHELYKRPATEFVARFLGEANILDISSFKETATGKVVLRPEDICLSKEGIYEGVVEKSQYLGNRVEVALLYQNQTILAKVPNTLVVENGQRISFSINWDSVYFLN, encoded by the coding sequence ATGAAGGTGTCTCTTAACAACGTTACGAAGACCTACGATCTCAAGGGTTCCCCTGCTGTCAACAACATCAGCTTTACTGTAGAGCATGGGGAAATCCTTTCATTGTTAGGTCCCAGCGGCTGTGGAAAAACCACGACGCTCAGGCTCTTAGCAGGTTTTGAAGCTCTGGACAGCGGGTTCATCTATTTTGATGAGAAGCTTATTGCCAGCGCAAATTTGACCCTTCCTCCTGAAGAGCGCAATATCGGCATGGTCTTTCAAGATTACGCCTTATTCCCTCACCTCAATGTCTTTGAAAACATCACCTTTGGTATCAGAGATAAAAAAATAAAGCAGCAAGAATGTGAAAGATTATTACGCCTGATCAATCTTACGGGTTTAGAAAAGCGCTATCCCCATGAATTATCAGGGGGTCAGCAGCAGCGGATTGCCCTGGCCCGGGCTCTCTCCACTAAGCCAAGTTTGATACTGATGGATGAACCCTTTAGCAACCTGGATACTTCTCTCAAAAAACAGATGCGAGATGAAATTAAAAGAATTGTTAAAGATTCCGGCGTATCGGCTGTGATGGTAACCCATGACCCTGAAGACGCTCTGGTCATGGCCGATAAAATCATCATTATGAAAAATGGAGTAATTGAACAACAGGGCCTTCCCCATGAGTTGTACAAAAGACCCGCCACAGAATTTGTGGCGCGTTTTTTGGGAGAAGCGAATATATTGGATATCAGCAGCTTTAAGGAAACTGCTACTGGCAAGGTGGTTCTCCGGCCAGAGGATATATGCTTATCAAAAGAAGGGATTTATGAAGGTGTGGTAGAGAAAAGTCAATACCTGGGTAACCGGGTGGAAGTGGCACTTTTGTATCAAAACCAGACCATACTGGCGAAAGTACCAAATACCCTCGTTGTCGAAAATGGTCAAAGGATTAGTTTTTCCATTAACTGGGATAGCGTATATTTTTTGAACTAA
- a CDS encoding rhodanese-like domain-containing protein, producing the protein MMNLVKEYFQGIPQDKYGIDLVKFEEMNIKGQLKGYILLDIREREKFNAFRIAGSINIPFREIGANLERIPKDQKIILICNTGFTAAQTSSLLNLLGYQTWTLRDGIEGYIDIGGEVERTRLAA; encoded by the coding sequence ATGATGAATTTAGTTAAGGAGTATTTTCAAGGAATTCCCCAGGATAAGTACGGTATTGATTTAGTCAAGTTTGAAGAAATGAATATTAAGGGGCAACTGAAAGGTTACATACTTTTGGACATCAGGGAACGGGAAAAATTTAATGCTTTCAGAATAGCCGGGTCCATTAACATTCCCTTTAGGGAAATTGGCGCTAATTTGGAGAGAATACCGAAAGACCAAAAGATAATCCTCATCTGTAATACCGGATTTACTGCCGCCCAAACCAGTTCCTTATTAAACCTGCTGGGATACCAGACCTGGACGTTAAGAGACGGGATTGAGGGTTATATTGATATCGGCGGAGAAGTTGAAAGGACCAGGCTGGCAGCTTAA
- a CDS encoding ABC transporter permease, translating into MVIKIKRALSALLTYWNHGWHKPPSITFAFLGFAISLMMALPLCYIILRALGSDQAVWIRLFSTRIPQLLWNTLSLTLVVTILTLFIGVALAFLVERTNLPGSKVWRWLLVLPLVIPPYIGTFSYITLFGSTGILKNQYINVYSFPGVAFIMTLYTFPYVFLLVSAALQRINPHYEEAARLSGLKPSQIFLRVILPLLRPSMGAGSILVALYVLSDFGAVGMLRYFTFTSAIYTQLIGRYDRSGAAVLSLVLIFLTFLLLFLEWYTKRNKAYYQAKGILKKQEPINLCYWQIPALILAGSVFLFSVAIPLGTLIYWLILGLFKQIAFSEFWKYTFNSFLVSSLAATVSLVLASIIGTLHKRNAGFLGAFMARLSFAGYALPGVIIAIGLLFFANSYLPWIYGTFLMLVVAYIIRFMPQGLQSFTSSLTLISPSLEEAARSLGESPWGVLRRVTYPLALPGLRAGWTLMFISSLKELPVTLLLRPAGFDTLSVRIWLEASEGFYLAAAPAALLLILISIIPIRLIVGRDGGYKHEGVS; encoded by the coding sequence ATGGTCATAAAAATTAAAAGGGCACTAAGTGCCCTTTTAACCTATTGGAACCATGGGTGGCATAAACCGCCTTCCATAACTTTTGCTTTCCTCGGTTTTGCCATCAGTTTGATGATGGCGCTTCCCCTCTGCTATATAATTTTACGAGCACTGGGAAGTGATCAGGCCGTCTGGATTCGGCTTTTCAGCACCAGGATACCCCAATTATTATGGAATACCCTAAGTCTAACTCTTGTTGTAACTATCCTTACCTTGTTCATAGGGGTTGCCTTAGCCTTCTTAGTGGAAAGAACAAACCTGCCAGGCAGTAAAGTCTGGCGCTGGCTTTTAGTTTTACCGCTGGTTATACCCCCTTACATTGGGACATTCTCGTATATCACTTTATTTGGCAGCACGGGTATCTTGAAAAACCAGTATATCAATGTTTATAGCTTTCCCGGTGTAGCCTTCATCATGACTTTGTATACTTTCCCCTATGTTTTTTTACTGGTTAGTGCCGCCTTGCAGCGTATTAATCCCCACTATGAAGAGGCCGCCCGCTTGTCAGGCTTAAAACCGTCCCAAATATTCCTGAGAGTAATTCTCCCCTTGCTGCGACCCAGTATGGGAGCCGGTAGTATTCTGGTAGCCCTCTATGTCTTGTCTGATTTCGGGGCCGTAGGCATGTTAAGATATTTTACCTTTACCAGTGCTATTTACACCCAGCTAATCGGCAGGTATGACCGGTCCGGGGCGGCAGTCCTCAGCCTGGTACTGATCTTTTTAACTTTTCTTCTCTTATTCCTGGAATGGTATACCAAAAGAAATAAAGCCTATTACCAGGCTAAAGGTATCCTGAAAAAACAGGAACCTATCAATTTGTGCTACTGGCAAATACCCGCCCTCATCTTGGCAGGCAGTGTTTTCCTATTTTCTGTTGCCATTCCCCTGGGGACGTTAATCTACTGGCTAATCTTGGGACTTTTCAAACAAATTGCCTTCAGTGAATTCTGGAAATATACCTTTAACAGCTTCCTGGTTTCTTCACTGGCAGCTACAGTTTCGCTGGTATTAGCCAGCATCATCGGCACTCTGCATAAAAGAAACGCCGGCTTCCTGGGGGCATTTATGGCCAGGCTTTCCTTTGCGGGTTATGCTTTACCGGGTGTAATCATTGCCATTGGTCTTCTCTTTTTCGCCAATTCTTATTTACCCTGGATCTACGGCACTTTTTTGATGCTGGTTGTTGCCTACATTATAAGGTTTATGCCCCAGGGTTTACAGAGTTTTACATCCTCCCTGACCTTAATCAGCCCCAGCCTGGAGGAAGCTGCCCGGTCCCTGGGAGAAAGCCCATGGGGCGTCTTACGGAGAGTAACCTACCCGTTAGCGCTTCCCGGGCTCAGGGCAGGCTGGACGCTGATGTTTATTAGTTCTCTTAAAGAACTGCCTGTGACCCTGCTTTTAAGGCCCGCAGGTTTTGATACCCTCTCTGTGCGCATCTGGCTTGAAGCCAGCGAAGGTTTTTATCTAGCCGCCGCGCCTGCGGCACTTCTCTTGATCTTAATTTCTATTATTCCCATCAGGCTCATTGTGGGGAGAGACGGAGGATACAAACATGAAGGTGTCTCTTAA
- the lpdA gene encoding dihydrolipoyl dehydrogenase has protein sequence MLLEIKLENLPNHAKEAKVTEVCKKAGDKVNGNDILFTVEANKSAMEIYADAVGIMEKITVQVGDLVKVGQVVAIIDGEKVQAHNTTNQFDYFANLLKPMKQEIKTDVAIIGGGPGGYVAAVKAAQLGANVVLIEKDSLGGTCLNRGCIPTKALVRSAEIYSHLKNAEHYGCLASHVSLDMKKVLNRKNTVVNQLVQGIKYLLDKHKVKVIQGVGELLDTETVFIRNKTHETYVKAKNIIIATGSKKAVPPIPDLDLENIIDSDQALQLDKLPDKLVIIGGGVIGMEFAFIYANFGVKVSVIEYFDEILASCDSDICEEIGQIAAAKGISVYKGARLKKIIKSEDGQCIVSFIKDKEYYLTADKVLVAVGRQPELDGLGIEKLGIELNEHGKGIKVNSKMQTNISNIYAIGDVTNKVLLAHVASHQGIVAVKNIMGQPCEMDYEVIPSAIFTDPEIAVVGMTEKMAQKTGVSLEVGKFPFAASGKALTLGEYRGFVKVIKDKATGKLIGGAIIGPHATDLIAELALAIKNQLTPEQVIEVIHAHPTTAETIHETVLSLEGSAIHF, from the coding sequence GTGTTACTAGAAATAAAATTAGAGAATTTGCCTAATCACGCCAAGGAAGCGAAGGTAACAGAAGTTTGCAAAAAAGCCGGCGATAAAGTTAATGGGAACGATATCCTGTTTACTGTGGAAGCAAACAAATCCGCCATGGAAATCTATGCAGACGCCGTTGGGATTATGGAAAAGATAACCGTACAAGTTGGAGACTTGGTAAAAGTCGGCCAGGTTGTCGCCATCATTGATGGCGAGAAAGTGCAGGCCCACAATACAACAAACCAATTCGACTATTTCGCGAACCTCTTAAAACCCATGAAACAGGAAATTAAGACGGACGTTGCCATTATTGGCGGTGGACCGGGGGGTTATGTAGCCGCTGTTAAAGCAGCACAGCTAGGGGCTAACGTTGTTTTAATAGAAAAAGACTCTCTTGGGGGAACCTGTCTAAACAGGGGATGTATTCCTACGAAGGCTCTCGTTCGTTCAGCGGAAATATACTCCCACCTGAAAAATGCAGAACATTATGGCTGCTTAGCTTCCCATGTCTCCCTCGATATGAAAAAGGTTTTAAACAGAAAGAACACAGTTGTTAATCAACTAGTCCAGGGGATTAAATATCTTTTAGATAAACATAAGGTAAAAGTTATTCAAGGAGTGGGGGAACTCCTTGACACTGAAACTGTTTTTATAAGGAACAAGACCCACGAGACATATGTCAAAGCAAAAAATATCATTATCGCCACAGGATCTAAAAAGGCAGTCCCCCCTATACCGGACCTAGACCTGGAAAATATCATCGACAGTGACCAGGCCTTACAATTAGATAAGCTCCCGGATAAACTCGTGATTATTGGCGGCGGAGTTATTGGTATGGAGTTTGCTTTTATTTACGCAAACTTCGGTGTCAAAGTTTCTGTCATCGAGTATTTCGATGAAATCTTAGCCAGTTGTGACTCCGATATTTGTGAAGAAATAGGTCAAATCGCTGCTGCCAAAGGAATTAGCGTGTATAAGGGAGCCAGACTCAAAAAAATTATCAAGAGTGAAGACGGGCAGTGTATTGTTTCATTTATCAAGGATAAAGAATACTACCTTACAGCCGATAAGGTACTTGTGGCGGTAGGAAGACAACCAGAACTCGATGGTTTAGGTATAGAAAAATTAGGGATTGAACTGAATGAGCACGGAAAAGGCATTAAGGTAAACAGCAAGATGCAAACCAATATTTCAAACATCTATGCTATCGGCGATGTAACAAACAAAGTACTCCTGGCCCATGTGGCCTCTCACCAGGGAATTGTGGCAGTAAAGAATATCATGGGGCAACCTTGTGAGATGGACTATGAGGTCATACCAAGTGCCATTTTCACAGACCCCGAAATAGCTGTAGTAGGAATGACCGAAAAGATGGCTCAAAAGACAGGTGTTTCCCTTGAGGTTGGTAAGTTTCCCTTTGCCGCCAGCGGCAAGGCACTAACTCTGGGAGAATACAGAGGTTTTGTGAAAGTCATCAAAGACAAGGCAACAGGCAAACTTATAGGCGGTGCCATCATCGGCCCTCATGCCACAGACCTGATTGCCGAACTTGCTCTGGCTATTAAGAACCAGTTGACACCGGAACAGGTTATTGAAGTAATCCATGCCCACCCCACTACCGCAGAAACTATACATGAAACAGTACTGTCTTTGGAAGGTAGCGCCATTCATTTTTAA
- a CDS encoding carboxymuconolactone decarboxylase family protein gives MAKSREILNQFLGGLQEVGKTNPEQVNAFMNLLGAAYKPGALDVKTKELISVAIGAYNRCEYCIVFHVYKALEAGATREEIMEAAMVAVAFGGGPTMAYTVSLLKESLDEFAPDFNK, from the coding sequence ATGGCCAAATCAAGAGAAATTTTAAATCAATTTTTAGGAGGTCTTCAGGAAGTAGGGAAAACCAACCCAGAACAAGTCAACGCTTTTATGAACCTGTTAGGCGCAGCATACAAACCAGGCGCCCTTGATGTTAAAACAAAGGAATTAATCAGTGTAGCTATCGGGGCATACAACAGATGCGAATACTGCATCGTTTTCCATGTTTATAAAGCCCTGGAGGCAGGGGCTACCCGTGAAGAAATTATGGAAGCGGCTATGGTAGCCGTTGCCTTTGGTGGAGGTCCCACCATGGCCTACACAGTCTCATTGTTAAAAGAATCCCTAGATGAATTTGCACCTGATTTTAATAAGTAA
- a CDS encoding sodium:solute symporter family protein, translated as MSMNKSLIYLVFFTLYTILMLSVGKYGINKTKSSRDFYVAGNSLGLSLSIFTFAATWLSAASMQGLTGSIYTYGYSAALYAVIGWFLGASLLVILAVRLKDYDIVTIPEFFRIRYGSRLFQAMGGAIIIVSYIFYIMLQIRGFGIVLTQLLDIPYTLSIFLVYLFILYTTFGGLYSVARTDAVNFILIVMGTLVALSLVMGNLGDITEIHRQAMLIDTKPFQGFATQTPRGSLLDPFAFGLHPPLLIVTVFFGWGLGLAANPQYAIRIISAQSKEVALKMIGLSVLVLAFIYICLILIGIGSRVLIPSLTGVSSVDEIFPYIINNILYSRWSGFVLISLIATAISTANSQLLLVASGFSHDIYKNYLNPQAEEDNLLFVNRVFICIGGTLALLLSITPPLSLLTFGGHVWGIFSSTFLVPLYGGVFWHKATKEGAIASFCGGLAGLTLFYLVSLYLRGKAGFLDHITVHPAVFGVFVSFVLFYVVSVITYQKEGKKIEN; from the coding sequence ATGAGCATGAATAAGTCTCTGATTTATCTGGTTTTTTTTACCCTTTACACAATTCTTATGCTTTCAGTGGGTAAATACGGTATTAATAAAACCAAATCAAGCCGGGACTTTTATGTAGCAGGTAATTCTTTAGGGCTGTCTTTGAGTATTTTTACTTTTGCCGCCACCTGGCTAAGCGCAGCTTCTATGCAGGGTTTGACAGGTTCTATTTATACTTATGGCTACTCTGCTGCATTGTACGCTGTTATCGGCTGGTTTCTGGGGGCTTCCCTCCTGGTAATCCTGGCAGTAAGGTTAAAGGATTACGATATTGTGACAATTCCCGAGTTTTTCCGCATCCGGTATGGGAGTCGTCTTTTTCAAGCCATGGGTGGAGCCATTATTATAGTCAGTTATATATTCTATATCATGCTTCAAATCAGGGGCTTTGGTATTGTCTTGACCCAGCTTTTGGACATACCCTATACTCTCTCCATTTTCCTGGTTTATCTTTTTATTCTCTATACCACATTTGGCGGACTGTATTCGGTGGCCCGCACCGACGCAGTTAATTTTATCTTAATTGTCATGGGTACTCTGGTGGCACTTTCTCTGGTTATGGGTAATCTGGGCGATATAACGGAGATCCATCGCCAGGCCATGCTCATCGACACTAAGCCATTTCAGGGCTTTGCCACTCAAACACCACGGGGCTCCTTGTTAGATCCTTTTGCCTTTGGTTTACACCCTCCCCTCTTGATTGTAACTGTATTTTTTGGCTGGGGTTTGGGACTTGCGGCTAACCCCCAGTATGCCATCAGAATTATCTCGGCCCAAAGCAAAGAGGTGGCTTTGAAGATGATAGGACTTTCTGTGCTTGTTCTGGCCTTTATCTACATTTGTCTCATCCTGATCGGTATAGGTTCCCGTGTTCTTATTCCCAGCCTTACAGGAGTGTCTTCAGTTGACGAAATCTTTCCCTATATTATTAATAATATCCTTTATTCCAGGTGGAGCGGTTTTGTACTCATCAGTCTAATTGCCACCGCTATCTCCACGGCAAATTCCCAGCTGCTTCTAGTTGCCAGCGGGTTCAGTCATGATATCTACAAAAACTATCTTAACCCCCAGGCAGAAGAAGACAATCTCTTGTTCGTAAACAGGGTTTTTATTTGTATTGGAGGCACCCTGGCTTTGCTTCTTTCTATCACCCCTCCTTTGAGCCTTTTGACCTTCGGCGGCCATGTCTGGGGGATCTTTTCTTCAACCTTTTTGGTTCCTTTATATGGTGGTGTCTTTTGGCATAAGGCTACTAAGGAAGGGGCCATAGCCTCCTTTTGTGGTGGACTGGCAGGCTTGACCCTCTTCTATCTGGTATCCCTATATTTAAGGGGCAAAGCAGGGTTTCTCGATCATATCACCGTCCACCCCGCTGTTTTTGGCGTTTTCGTCTCCTTTGTCCTTTTTTACGTGGTCAGCGTCATAACATATCAAAAAGAGGGGAAGAAAATTGAGAATTGA
- a CDS encoding sulfite exporter TauE/SafE family protein, with amino-acid sequence MTSNLVLVVSMLGMAGAFIAGLAGIGGAVIMIPLLYYVPPILGLEKLSLQAVAGVTIVQVLVAAGTAAWVHKSHNLFNRSLVVWMGTSIAIGSFAGGLGAKYVSEEVLQFVFAALALLAAVVMFIPRKEAGENQEVMINRPLSVTCAAIIGVLSGLIGAGGAFLLVPIMLYLLKIPLRITIGSSLGIVFFSALSGFIGKALTGQIPWDLAFAIIIGALPGAYLGGKVSKIVPVKILKVLLALLISTSAVKMWLNLIY; translated from the coding sequence ATGACAAGTAATCTGGTTCTCGTAGTGTCCATGCTGGGCATGGCAGGAGCCTTTATCGCAGGGCTGGCCGGTATAGGCGGTGCGGTGATCATGATACCTTTGCTTTACTACGTGCCGCCTATACTGGGGCTGGAAAAATTAAGCCTGCAAGCTGTCGCAGGGGTAACCATTGTCCAGGTACTGGTGGCTGCAGGGACAGCGGCCTGGGTACATAAGTCTCATAACCTTTTTAACAGGTCCTTGGTAGTCTGGATGGGGACAAGTATAGCTATCGGCTCTTTTGCAGGTGGGTTGGGAGCCAAATATGTATCTGAGGAAGTTTTACAATTTGTGTTTGCTGCTTTAGCCTTATTAGCTGCAGTGGTAATGTTTATTCCCAGGAAAGAAGCTGGTGAAAACCAGGAAGTAATGATTAATAGACCACTTTCAGTAACCTGTGCCGCAATCATCGGGGTGCTGTCGGGACTGATAGGAGCCGGAGGCGCCTTTCTCTTAGTTCCCATTATGCTGTATCTTTTGAAGATACCCCTGAGAATAACTATCGGCAGTTCACTAGGTATAGTCTTTTTTTCAGCTCTCTCAGGTTTTATTGGTAAGGCCTTGACAGGTCAAATTCCCTGGGATTTAGCATTTGCCATCATCATAGGAGCTCTTCCCGGGGCTTACCTGGGAGGAAAAGTGAGCAAAATCGTTCCCGTAAAAATTCTTAAAGTATTACTGGCCCTGCTCATAAGCACTTCCGCGGTGAAAATGTGGCTTAACCTTATATATTGA